The sequence CCATCAGATAAGGAAGAACAATATGTCCCTTTTCGGTTTCTTAGATCACAATCTGAGAGGACATTCTGTTGACAAAGCACATAAGTTCCGTCTGGCATCTTATGTACCACTGAACGATGTGGTACAACTACCATATCCTCATTTTAGCCCTTTTGAGAAGCAGGAAGGAATGTACTGAACTACAGTTAATACTCTAGAAGCAAAAAACTTCAGTCTTCTGGTTACAATCCAGGGGAGAATAATGGTGCTAATAACGTGTTGTTTTTCAGAATTGCTAAAGAATGTTTATGGTTAGAATTAAGGTGATGAAGTCCATTGTCGTTTTAAAAAATCTGCCAGGCCCCTGGCTGTGGCTGAGGGTTTTGTCTACAGCTTgtcagctggaaaaaaaagaaaaaagaaaaaaagaaaagtaaaagcacAACCTACACGTTAAGAGTTACCTTTTATTCAGCAGACATTCTGAGGACCtcaagcccaggaggcagcctctcagatctttCTGAGATtgttccaaagaggtaggggaggagccaggatataagagtttttgcaacaaagaccaggtagtcggaacatcagAAGATGACTGTTAAAGAAAACCCcgtatctcaagttaaggaacttAGTGCTTTTCTACGTATAGGAAagtgcaaaagtctgggctcactgaaatcattcctttgatgtgtactttagctctctagggccagtatcctgttctttcccatcctgagtctccCAGGGGGCACTGTTACGGGCGGCTGCAGAGGCTGAGGACTTGGCAGCCCCAGCCTGCTGGTCTCCATCCAGAGTTCCCTCCAGCTCACCGTTGGGGGCGGCAGTGgttggctgatgacttgatggctgcaggttctttgtttactgatgtggctgGCAATGTTTGTCAGTCACAAGCTGATGGAAACCTCTCCCAGGGCCTCTGAGTTCCCCGCTGGGATGGGCTCACACAAAAAGGACCAGGGCTttattttcaggttttatttcagcctttaaaacaatttttcttttcacagtTTGAAACATAACTTAAGAGTTGAACATTTACAGTGGCTAAACCTCtatgatttaatattttcttttttgaaaaacagacaaaaacctcAGGCTCAAGAATCAAGAACTCTCCCCAGGAATATTCAAAATGGGGGGAGCTTTAAAAGTGCAAAATAAAGGAATGGAAAGCTGAGGGAATAACCTTTCAGGAAGACTTGGGGGTGGAATTTAATTTACATGTGGgtttgtggggaggggggcttTCTCACTAggtattctttttctatttctctttttattacagTGACCACCCCTGACTTCTGAGAAGCTGAGAGGGATAGTTCTGGAAAGCGGGCAGCGTCAAGAGGACAGACTGCAACGGCTACCCACATCAAACCAGCTTCCTGCCTCTGGGCTTTCTGcatgaaagaggaggaagaaatcaTCAGGTTATCCTCGATCCCCTTTACTCTCCGGCGCTCCTCACCCTGCTTCTTCATGGCACTGGTCACCCATCCTTCCTGGCGCGTGCCTGGTTCCTCTGACTGCTGCCATGGAGAGGGCACAGGTGTGCGTGTTCATACACGTGTGTCCAAGAGGTGGCCTGGGGTGAACCGCTTCTCCTGGTCACGTGCTTGGGCTACAAATCAGCTGTGCAGGTAACTGCTCTCTTGCCTTTGAAGTCTGGTAGTGCTGCTGGAGCTCTGCTCTAGGTCCCGGACAGCTCCCATCCGAGTTCTTCTAAAAGATCCCTTCCTGTAACCCTGGGTTCATTATTTAAGGAAAGGCCTCGGGCCAGCTTCTCCAGGCAACTTCTTACCTGCCACACGAGAAGCAGAAAAGACACAGACACTGGAGACTTGAAGTGAGCGAGAAGACAATGTTCTAGCTCTCCTTCATGCTTGCATGGGTGAATTTGCAGCTGAGGGCTGGGGACACAGCTTCTAAGCTCAGCCTCCACCAACAATCGGGGCGGTACCTTTGGCTTGCAGCTAAGAAtgttggagagagaggagagaatggaaaataaATTCACGCCTGCCTTAGAGCTTGGGATGAACTCATGTAAACACGGCAGCCGATAGCTTGAGAGACTACGGACCACGGCCGGCTGGGATCCAGTCCCCAGGTTCACCTGGAGCCCCAGTACGCCCCGGGCATTTCACCATTTTCCAGGACTCGGATAGTATAGTGCTTATTGCTTCCTAGGCTCTTGAAGATTCCTCATGCTTTCCTTCAATCGACTTACGCCACTGCGGGCTTCACTTGATACCCTGACTGAGAGGTAGTGCTCCTTACCCAGCTGGGAGCGAGCCAGGCCCTGACTGGAGGCAGGAGGTGTGAGTGACTGAGGGGACAGATTCGAAGCCCGCGCTGACTGGCTTTCCCGTTGCACGACCCAGTCTGCAGGCCCAGCCTCCACACAGGTAGCGCGACCCAGCCTGTCAGGGGGCCAGCAGGAGGCCAGACATGGCCCATGGTGGAGATGGACTGTTTTCCTCACGCCGGCCTCAGTCAGGGCCATAGAAGGGAAAATGCAATTAATGTTGGAGCAAGAGAGGGAAAGATAATTTTCTGCTTATTCCTTGTTTCCAGTGCTGGTCCCTCCCTAAAGCTCCAGGACATGGCGGGGACCTCTCCTGCTCTGAGCAGCTCGTTACAAAACAGTAGtctctttccttctgcctctgcctctcaggCTCTCACGCAGCTCCCAGGAGGAGGGTACAGCGGAGGAGATCGGGGCACAGAGAGCTTGTTCCGAAGCTGGCTGTGCACTTGATCTGGAAATACTCTGACTCTGGATCCAAGAATCCCTCCAACGGCCATGCCCTAGCCAAAGCAGAGTGGAGCAAGGCCACAGCCagggccctccctgggcccctggtTACAAGTCAACATGGCCCCAAGGCCGCAGCCAAGTTCAGCTCACAGCCTCCAGTGCTCTCCTCCCTGAACTCCGTGCAGGTGCCAGAGCTGACTGTATCCAATCCAGAGTCCTCAGCCCCACGCAATCAACCCTGTAAATGTCCAGTGGTCCCATCAGGAATGGGCGGCTGTGGCGGAACAGGAGGCCATGGAGTGGCCTGGCCATGTTTGCTCCTTTCGTTGGAAAAGAACGTTTTCCTCTTGAGGTAGGAATGTGACGGGGCTCGGCCTCGGCTAACACTCCACATCTTGCAGCTCAATCTCCTCAGTGGTGCTCTCTGCAAAGCAAAAGACAAATACACGAGTTGCACACACTGGCCAAGGGTGGTTGCTTGGTGAGAACAAGGTAACACATGCCACCTCTGGCCATTAAAGCATGAACTGATCATCACAAGGTCCAGAGAATTACCTTTGAGCTTGTGTCTTCTCTTCCTCTGGAATTTATACGCACACTTATTACAAACCCACATGAGGCTGATTAACACTGCGGCCACGGCAGCGAGAAAAGCAAGGAAGACAGCGACAAAGTGGAGGTCTTCATAGAGGATCTCTACGGGGCAgggtgaggggaaggggaagataACGTCTCTTTTAATATCATGAAGTCGGCCTCCCGCACACTCGCAGTTCCAGAGAGGCGCCGGGGCCCCGGGGGGGTCTTACCCGACACGTGCAGCACGATGGTGCCAAACTGACTGCTCCCCAGGCTCTCGGTCACCGTGATGACATAGTAGCCGGAATCCCTCACGCCCACACTGAAGAGCTGGATGGAGCCGTTGTCGAAGGTGCAGACCCTGTCCTTGTGGCTTTGGGAGATGTTGGCCTGAGTCCCTGGCTTCCACTCCACTATCTTCTGCACTCCCCAGTTGGACGTGTACTTCCATTCGATGGTGGGGATGCCGTGGCAGGAGTATTCAACCGAGAGCAGGATGTCCTCTTCCACCGTGGCGTTGATGGCCGACTGGGGAATGAACAGGGACACGCCCTGACCTGCGGGATGGAGTGCTATACGTGGGGCCACTTATATGGAATTACAGTGAAGGGAACTTCTATAAGGCATTAATTTacttggcaaatatttattgagtggctaTTACATTCCAGGCTCTCTTCTAGTTTCCGATGATGATGTTACAATGGGGAacgttatggactgaatgtttgtagcCTCCCCAATttctatgttgaagccctaacccctcagtgtggctgtatttggagatggggtctctAAGGAAGTAATTAGGATTGAATGAGGTCATAAGAGTGGGGCCCCGCTCCAATAGGATTAATGTCTTTATAGGAAGAGAcatgccctccttccctccctctctttctctctccatgggCACACACGGAGGAAGGGCCATGTAAGGTCACAGTGAGAAGGCAgttgtctacaagccaggaagagagctttCATCAGAAACCAAACCCTGCCaggaccttgatcttggactttctagCCTCTGAACTGtgcaaaaacaaatttctgttgcttaatcCCCCAAATCTGTAGATTTTGTTAGGGCAGCCCAAGCTAAGACAGTGAACAAAATACAGGATTACTATTCACTACTCCCTAGAGCTTCCCTTGAATAAGGGAGATATACAAGGGTTAAATAAACACACGAGATCATTCTGACTAACAAGCGCTTTAAATGAAACAGGCACTAGTGACCGGTGGGGATGGAGGCGGTACAGAACATTAGACAGGGTCAGGGCTGGGTTTTACTCAAGGGTGATGGGAAGCCCCGGGAAGGAGGAAGGCTTGGATGAGAATGTGACATTGTCTGTTAAGCTTGAGAAAGTCGCTGTGGAGAAAGAACACCTGGAGGTGAGGGGGCCAGAGTAGAACCGGGAAGAGCAGTCAGGTGGCTGCTGCAGGGACTAGATGAGAGAGGGAGACACAGCCTTGGAGAGAGTGAAAGGCGGTCTGGAGGATGCCTTTGGAAGAATGAAGGACAGAACAAGCTGACAACTAGATGTGGAGGTGGGCGAGGCAAACAGGCATCAGGTGGACGTGTCTGCATGAGTGAGTAGATGAACAGTGGTGCCACTGGCTAAGATGGTATGTGTCATTATGTACTGACTGATTAGGTATCACACACAGGGCCTGTGCTAACAGCTTTACACACACCGTGTTGGCAAAGTGTCACATGACCCACTGCAACTCTATCAAGGATTGACAAATAAGAAACTTCATTGTCAACATGATTAACTAGCTTGTCCAAGTTCACCCTGCAAGGTGGAGATTCACACAAGGGCTTCCGACTCCAAAGCTCACATATTTAACCTCTATGCTCAAATCAAAGGTCGGTGGCTGGCAGTGGAGGGCAGAGAATGTGACAGATGGCCCCTCACACTGAGAGCAACGGTCAGGGCTGGCTGGAGACTGGTAGTGAACGGAGCAGGATTCAAGCCCACCCCCGGGTTTCCACTTCCACTTCCTGTTTGGCCCCCTCTCTCTTTGGGTGCCCAGCTGCCCCaggacccctgctgtgtggctccAGGTAACCCGGCCTGTTACTTTTCCAGGACTTTATCATTGTTCTTCCCATCCCCAGCATATCCCACTAGTGTCCCCAAGGCTTGGCTAAGTGACTGGAGATAATCTGACAGATTTCATGCCGAAAAACTGGAAGGTAATAATGGCTTTCAAGACTTAGTAacggaaaaatattttctccccaactctaattttaaaaaaagttaaactcaCAGAAAGGTTGAAAGACAAGTACAATTAATATCTATACACCCTCACCTAAATTCACCAACTATTAACATTTTTCCACATTTGCTTtcatgctttctctctctctggaagaaaacagaggtcAAGTTCCCAGTCAGCCCTTGGATAGCAGGAATTACGTGTTTTCTTCATCTCAGTGTTCCCCACAcccagcacaatgcctgacacatagtgattggtcaataaatgtttgttgaatgaataaatgaataccaATAATTATAGTAGCAAGAAGGGTGAGCCGTTCTGATAGAAATGTTGCTGCTTGGGTGGTTTGAAAAATTAGGCACATCTAAAAGCTAAAAATTATGCACATCTAAAAGCTAAAACACACAGCAAAGAGAACTACAGTTTAGTCAAGACTTTATGTGCCTGTTACTATATTAAATGTTCATTAGGTGTTTTTTTTAACAGTACTTTTATTGTTTGACATGAGAGTCAGCAGCATGCCCATGTAGCTGGGAAATGGCAACGATGGGATTTGAATGCAGTTCTGACTGATTCAAAACACAGAGGTTTTCCTCTCTACTTGGTGACTATCAACttattatgtatttatctatGTTTTCTGATTTCCCTGACCTCCAGTATGAGCAGCTGGGATTGTGATGACTGTAAGATTTGGGGAACCGTATTTAGAACTAATGACAAACCTGGTCATCAACTATGTGTATTACATGTGCACCCTCTGTTAACCATGTTGTCCAGGTTGTTGACAGACCAGTCTCCTGGGTGTCTACCAGTACTTTTAATAGCCTTAGGGATCTCCATTTTGAGCAGTTGTTACTTTGGCCCAAGAAACAGCAATaccgaaaaacaaacaaaaataaaagcccaGTTTCCCAGATGCCGACACAGCTGGAAACTGGCCAACTGGTCCTTGTTaattcctatattttcttttgacCATAAAAACCTCCTCCTAATCAGACAAACTAACCAGGCATTTAACTGGGTTttcagaacaaagaattcctCCGCCTGACACACAGAAATAGGAATAAATAGGGTATGGCAATGATGGAAAATCAACAGTTCCAAGAGTTTAAAGGCAAGCTGCTTGTCTACTGTTTAAAaagttgaattaatgaataaccACCCTTGCAGCTCATGCTAAAATCATGCCAGAACAAGTCCAGAGGAACTTAGTGGCTAGACCAATATTCAGACCTGGCTCAAATGTTCTACTCAAGGAGGCTGGCCCAATAAATcagattttatttgtaaaatggatgcCAGGCAGCCATTAGCAAGAATGAGCTTTATGTGGGCAAAGGAAGATGCCTATGACAtgttactcaattaaaaaataaatttacatgcacgaggtcctgggttcaatccccactacctccattaaaaagaaataaataaataagcctaattactcccccataaataaataaaagaaagtgcttactttaaaaaaattaaaaaataggaacaagcaaaacaaagaaaaacataaatttataaaaCAGTATGCTGTGATcttatttgtatttgtataaatatatgctaATATGTATGCATTTTGTACAGAAAAATGTTGGAGTAATATATGCTGTGTGAAAAGAGATTTTCTATTAGAGACTGGATGGTGAAAGAACTTTTTCAAGTTATACATCATTTTCAAGTTTTCACATAGATTAAATTGGTAattaaaaaatgttctaaaaatctTGTAAAATTCTCCTGATTAGACCAAGCAATCTGGTGAGcaaagtttaaagtttaaaagtttaccttgctcttcaccttttttttttttttactgagttatagtcagtttacaatgttgtgtcaatttctggtgtacagcacagtttttcagtcatacatgaatatacatatatttgttttcacagtgtttttcaccatgagctactacaagattttgaatatatttccctgtgaaatacagtataaacttatttatctattctatatatacctgtcagta is a genomic window of Camelus bactrianus isolate YW-2024 breed Bactrian camel chromosome 10, ASM4877302v1, whole genome shotgun sequence containing:
- the VSTM5 gene encoding V-set and transmembrane domain-containing protein 5 — protein: MRPLPSRSRKSRGLSLGVFALCLAAARCLQSQGVSLFIPQSAINATVEEDILLSVEYSCHGIPTIEWKYTSNWGVQKIVEWKPGTQANISQSHKDRVCTFDNGSIQLFSVGVRDSGYYVITVTESLGSSQFGTIVLHVSEILYEDLHFVAVFLAFLAAVAAVLISLMWVCNKCAYKFQRKRRHKLKESTTEEIELQDVEC